In the genome of Pempheris klunzingeri isolate RE-2024b chromosome 3, fPemKlu1.hap1, whole genome shotgun sequence, one region contains:
- the arpc1a gene encoding actin-related protein 2/3 complex subunit 1A, protein MSLHQFLLEPITCHAWNRDRTQIAISPNNHEVHIYKKSGNQWVKTHELKEHNGHITGIDWAPKSDRIVTCGADRNAYVWSQKEGVWKPTLVILRINRAATFVKWSPLENKFAVGSGARLISVCYFESENDWWVSKHIKKPIRSTILSLDWHPNNILLAAGSCDFKCRVFSAYIKEVEEKPGPTPWGSKMPFGAVLAEFGGAGGGGWVHSVSFSASGNRLAWVSHDSTVTVVDSSKTASPAQLKTEFLPLLSVIFVSENSLVAAGHDCCPMLFRCDDGGTLTFVSKLDLPKQSIQRNISAMERFRNMDKRATTEDRNTALDTLHQNSITQVSIYEGDKRDCRKFCTTGIDGAMTIWDFKSLEASIQGLRIM, encoded by the exons ATGTCCCTTCATCAGTTTCTGTTGGAACCCATCACCTGCCACGCGTGGAACCGCGACAGGACAC aaatTGCCATCAGTCCTAATAACCATGAAGTCCACATCTACAAGAAAAGTGGCAACCAGTGGGTTAAGACCCACGAGCTGAAGGAACACAATGGACACATAACAG GTATTGACTGGGCTCCCAAAAGTGATCGCATAGTGACATGCGGAGCAGACCGTAATGCCTATGTGTGGTCGCAGAAGGAAGGGGTATGGAAGCCCACATTGGTCATACTCAGGATCAACCGAGCCGCCACCTTCGTCAAGTGGTCTCCACTGGAGAACAAGTTTGCAGTTGGTAGTGGTGCTCGACTCATCTCCGTCTGCTACTTTGAGTCTGAGAATGACTG GTGGGTGAGCAAGCACATCAAGAAGCCAATCCGCTCCACCATCCTCAGTCTGGACTGGCATCCCAACAAcatcctgctggctgctggatCATGTGACTTCAAATGCAG GGTGTTCTCAGCCTACATTAAGGAGGTGGAAGAGAAACCAGGTCCCACACCCTGGGGCAGCAAGATGCCATTTGGGGCTGTGCTAGCAGAATTTGGAGGAGCAg GTGGAGGGGGTTGGGtccactctgtctctttctcagcCTCTGGTAACCGCCTGGCCTGGGTCAGCCATGACAGCACTGTCACTGTGGTGGACAGCTCTAAGACTGCCAG tcccGCACAGCTGAAGACGGagttcctccctctcctcagtGTCATTTTTGTCTCAGAGAACAGTCTAGTAGCTGCg GGCCACGACTGCTGCCCCATGCTGTTCCGTTGTGACGATGGTGGAACGCTGACATTTGTGTCGAAGCTCGATCTCCCCAAGCAGAGTATCCAGAGGAACATCTCTGCCATGGAGCGCTTCAGGAACATGGACAAGAGAGCCACCACTGAGGACCGCAACACTGCCCTGGACACACTGCACCAGAACAGCATCAC CCAAGTGTCTATCTATGAGGGAGACAAAAGGGATTGTCGCAAGTTCTGCACCACGGGCATTGATGGAGCGATGACCATTTGGGACTTCAag AGTCTAGAAGCTTCTATCCAGGGTCTCCGCATCATGTGA
- the arpc1b gene encoding actin-related protein 2/3 complex subunit 1B, producing the protein MAYHSFLLEPISCHAWNKDRTQIALCPNNHEVHIYKKDGTKWSKIHELKEHNGQVTGIDWAPDSNRIVTCGADRNAYVWTLKEGTWKPTLVILRINRAARCVRWSPRENKFAVGSGSRLISICYFEQENDWWVCKHIKKPIRSTILSLDWHPNNVLLAAGSCDFKCRVFSAYIKEVEEKPGPTPWGSKMPFGEMLFESGGTGSVSQASCGGGGWVHSVCFSHSGNRLAWTSHDSTVSVAEGGKASTVNSLSSETLPLLCVTFITENSLVAAGHDCYPVLFVYDSAKGSLTFGGKLDVPKQAAQKGISARERFQNLDRRASETQSTEKDLNTLHKNSISQISVLEGGRNQCTKFCTTGMDGGMGIWDVKSLESAMKNLKIV; encoded by the exons ATGGCGTACCATAGCTTCCTGCTGGAACCAATTAGCTGCCATGCCTGGAACAAAGATCGGACCC AGATCGCCCTGTGCCCCAACAACCACGAGGTCCACATCTACAAGAAAGATGGGACCAAGTGGAGCAAGATCCATGAGTTGAAGGAGCACAACGGGCAGGTGACAG gtATTGACTGGGCTCCTGACAGTAACCGTATAGTTACTTGTGGAGCTGACCGTAACGCCTACGTGTGGACCCTAAAAGAGGGCACATGGAAGCCCACTCTGGTCATCCTCCGGATCAACCGTGCGGCTCGCTGTGTGAGGTGGTCGCCACGAGAGAACAAGTTTGCTGTAGGCAGCGGCTCACGCCTCATCTCCATCTGCTACTTTGAGCAGGAAAACGACTG GTGGGTGTGTAAGCACATTAAGAAGCCGATCCGCTCCACCATCCTCAGTCTGGACTGGCATCCCAACAAtgtcctgctggctgctggatCCTGTGACTTCAAATGCAG GGTGTTCTCAGCCTACAtcaaggaggtggaggagaagccCGGCCCCACTCCCTGGGGCAGCAAGATGCCGTTCGGGGAGATGTTGTTTGAGTCCGGAGGGACTGGATCAGTAAGTCAGGCTTCATGTGGAGGCGGTGGTTGGGTGCACAGCGTGTGCTTCTCACACTCCGGCAACCGCCTGGCCTGGACCTCCCATGACTCCACTGTGTCCGTTGCAGAGGGAGGCAAGGCCAGCAC GGTGAACAGCCTGAGCTCCGAGACgcttcctctgctgtgtgtcaccTTCATTACCGAGAACAGCTTAGTAGCAGCT GGCCATGACTGTTACCCGGTGCTGTTTGTGTATGACAGTGCCAAAGGCAGCCTGACATTTGGTGGCAAGCTGGACGTTCCTAAACAGGCGGCCCAGAAGGGCATCAGTGCCAGGGAGCGTTTCCAGAACCTGGACCGCCGGGCCTCTGAGACCCAGAGCACAGAGAAGGACCTGAACACCCTGCACAAGAACAGCATCAG CCAAATCTCAGTGCTGGAAGGAGGACGAAACCAGTGCACCAAGTTCTGCACCACCGGCATGGATGGAGGAATGGGCATCTGGGATGTCAAG AGTCTGGAGTCTGCAATGAAGAACCTGAAGATAGTCTGA